The proteins below are encoded in one region of Halorhodospira halochloris:
- a CDS encoding rhodanese-like domain-containing protein, giving the protein MEEFIDFALTNWGMTFAFLLILIYWIGGELFHWYSGVKPIDAEQATRLYNRESAQFIDIRARREYDKGHLPQAFHMPEAEIEQLLTRLRKQVAEDSPLIVYDESGKEAAKMGRKLRKKGFTKIYRLKRGLNAWVNAGYPLEDVKSKG; this is encoded by the coding sequence ATGGAAGAGTTTATCGATTTCGCACTGACCAATTGGGGTATGACCTTCGCCTTCCTACTTATCCTCATCTACTGGATAGGTGGCGAGCTGTTCCACTGGTACAGTGGCGTTAAACCTATCGACGCCGAACAAGCCACTCGCCTTTATAACCGCGAATCGGCTCAGTTTATCGATATACGTGCCCGCCGCGAATACGATAAAGGACACTTGCCCCAGGCCTTTCACATGCCCGAGGCGGAGATTGAGCAATTGCTGACCAGACTCCGCAAGCAGGTCGCCGAAGACTCACCCCTTATTGTATATGACGAGAGCGGCAAAGAGGCCGCAAAAATGGGCAGGAAGCTTCGCAAGAAGGGGTTCACTAAAATTTATCGCCTTAAACGCGGTCTCAACGCCTGGGTTAATGCCGGGTATCCACTTGAAGATGTCAAATCCAAGGGCTAA